In the Syngnathus scovelli strain Florida chromosome 16, RoL_Ssco_1.2, whole genome shotgun sequence genome, one interval contains:
- the psmd3 gene encoding 26S proteasome non-ATPase regulatory subunit 3: MKETAGAKRRDRAGGRERDSKTDKPKEAAATSSEPQDVEMPEVEVAGSAKPPKELDSLTLEDIKEHVKQIEKAVSGKEPRFVLRALRALPSTSRRLNTLVLHKTVCGFFTNNAATRDFLLGFLDEPMDLVDGDVPFRPRTGKAASSPLLPEVEAYLQLLLVVHLTNNKRFIEAQKVSDDLLQKMASKNRRALDLVAAKCYYYHARVYEFLDQLDDIRSFLHTRLRTATLRHDADGQAVLLNLLLRNYLNFNLYDQAEKLVSKSVFPELANNNEWARYLYYTGRIKAIQLEYTEARRTLTNALRKAPQHTAVGFKQTVHKLLIVVELLLGEIPDRLQFRQPSLKRSLMPYFLLTQAVRTGNLSKFNQVLEQFGEKFQADGTYTLIIRLRHNVIKTGVRMISLSYSRISLADIALKLQLDSPEDAEFIVAKAIRDGVIEASINHEKGFVQSKETIDIYGTREPQLAFHQRISFCLDIHNMSVKAMRFPPKAYNKDLESAEERREREQQDLEFAKEMAEDDDDSFP, from the exons ATGAAGGAGACGGCGGGGGCCAAGCGGCGTGACCGAGCGGGAGGCCGAGAGCGAGACTCAAAGACCGACAAGCCCAAGGAGGCCGCCGCTACTTCTTCCGAGCCGCAGGACGTCGAGATGCCCGAGGTGGAGGTAGCAGGCTCAGCCAAGCCGCCCAAGGAGCTGGACAGCCTCACGCTGGAAG ACATCAAGGAGCACGTAAAACAGATCGAGAAAGCCGTGTCGGGCAAGGAGCCTCGCTTTGTGTTGAGAGCGTTGCGAGCCTTGCCGTCCACCAGCCGCCGCCTCAACACTCTGGTGCTTCACAAAACGGTCTGCGGCTTCTTCACCAACAATGCCGCCACCAGAGACTTCTTGCTTGGTTTCCTGGATGAG cccatggatctggtggATGGGGACGTGCCGTTCCGGCCCAGGACGGGTAAGGCCGCCAGCAGTCCTCTGCTTCCCGAGGTAGAGGCctacctgcagctgcttcttgtaGTCCACCTGACCAACAATAAGAGGTTCATCGAG GCTCAGAAGGTTTCTGACGACCTGCTGCAGAAGATGGCCTCCAAGAACCGCCGGGCTCTGGACCTGGTGGCCGCCAAGTGTTACTACTACCACGCCCGTGTCTATGAGTTTCTTGACCAGCTGGATGACATCCGCAG CTTCCTGCACACGCGCCTACGaacggcgacgctgcgtcatgaCGCAGATGGTCAAGCGGTTCTGCTCAATCTCCTGCTGAGGAATTACCTCAATTTCAACCTCTACGATCAGGCCGAGAAGCTCGTGTCCAAGTCCGTATTTCCAGAACTTGCTAACAACAATGAGTGGGCCCGATACCTCTACTACACtg GTCGCATTAAAGCCATCCAGCTGGAGTATACGGAGGCTCGCCGGACGTTAACCAACGCGCTCAGGAAAGCCCCGCAACACACCGCCGTCGGATTTAAGCAGACG GTGCACAAGCTGCTGATTGTGGTGGAGTTGCTGTTGGGAGAAATTCCAGACAGGCTTCAATTCAGGCAGCCTTCACTCAAGAGGTCACTCATGCCCTACTTCTTGCTCACTCAGG cggTGAGAACGGGCAACCTGTCTAAGTTCAACCAAGTCTTGGAGCAGTTTGGAGAGAAGTTCCAGGCTGACGGCACGTACACGCTCATCATCCGCCTCAGACACAACGTCATCAAGACAG GCGTGCGTATGATCAGCCTGTCGTACTCTCGCATCTCATTGGCCGACATCGCCCTCAAGCTGCAACTGGACAGTCCCGAGGATGCAGAGTTTATTGTGGCCAAG GCTATCCGGGACGGCGTGATCGAGGCCAGCATCAACCACGAGAAAGGCTTTGTCCAATCCAAAGAGACCATAGACATCTACGGCACCCGTGAACCGCAGCTGGCCTTCCACCAGAGGATCTCCTTCTGCCTTGACATACACAACATGTCGGTCAAG GCCATGAGGTTTCCGCCAAAAGCTTACAACAAAGATTTGGAGTCGGCCGAG GAGCGTCGCGAGCGTGAGCAGCAAGATCTCGAGTTCGCCAAAGAAATGGCGGAAGATGACGACGACAGCTTCCCCTGA
- the ube2m gene encoding NEDD8-conjugating enzyme Ubc12, with protein MIKLFSLKQQKKDEESAGGNRTGAGGKKASAAQLRIQKDINELNLPKTCEINFPDDDDLLNFRLIISPDEGFYKGGKFVFSFKVGQGYPHDPPKVKCETMVYHPNIDLEGNVCLNILREDWKPVLTINSIIYGLQYLFLEPNPEDPLNKEAAEVLQTNRRLFEQNVHRTLRGGYIGSIYFERCLK; from the exons ATGATTAAGCTCTTTTCCCTGAAGCAGCAGAAGAAAGACGAGGAATCTGCTGGAGGAAACCGAACCGGAGCCGGCGGTAAAAAAGCCAGCGCGGCCCAGCTTCGAATACAGAAAG ACATCAATGAGTTGAATCTGCCAAAGACATGTGAGATCAACTTCCCTGACGACGACGACCTCCTCAACTTCAGACTCATAATCTCACCTGAcgag GGTTTTTATAAAGGAGGAAAGTTTGTCTTCAGCTTTAAG GTAGGACAGGGTTATCCTCATGACCCCCCCAAGGTGAAATGCGAAACGATGGTGTACCACCCCAACATCGACCTGGAAGGAAATGTCTGCCTCAACATCTTAAg GGAGGATTGGAAGCCCGTGCTGACAATAAACTCCATCATCTACGGCCTACAGTATCTTTTTCTA GAGCCCAACCCAGAGGACCCCCTGAACAAGGAGGCGGCCGAGGTCCTGCAGACAAACCGCCGCTTGTTTGAGCAAAACGTCCATCGCACGCTGCGCGGCGGCTACATAGGCTCCATCTACTTTGAGAGATGTCTGAAATAG
- the zgc:158376 gene encoding F-box/LRR-repeat protein 19 — MSGSKALGGGARRRRTRCRRCQACTRSECGECHFCKDMKKFGGPGRMKQSCLLRQCTAPVLPHTAVCLACGEAGKEDTVEGDEDKFSLSLMECTICNEIIHPRCLKMGKAEGIINDEIPNCWECPKCHKEGKTSKEQADMLAKRRLDNGELGRWKLTDELPPKKEAPRPDGSHKRRKETLPSDGGPKKKMKGAHEKRLKKKPKQEGAESTGPASAPGVAPLGSASLSVSGDGVGGVSSSAEQRSHHREKLERFKRMCLLERRPDSSSSSSSSSESDSESDSDDSMRGGGASSPSSPTLPPPPVAHGNSSLARPEKTRSERDRRLAELGFSASDESEEEDEEREEERAGALTRRRGDVPGALTPRGRKAMMDGDEADPPPSDRVGKNSSSLPSPSPLSSNQMAPSSQRSNGQEARNGRVRGEKENASSLLTNHRHSGVGGGGTKGNKSRQRNSVPASNGGRGGGPLVSATAASPCSGAAGRSHVMKRSPPAVPSPPRPIQMERHLVRPPPTCPEPSCLPLDSGRTHVMTRDTWLRVFSFLSHRELCLCMRVCRTWSRWCCDKRLWSRIDLSRQRSITPPMLSGIIRRQPVSLNLGHTNISKKQLLWLISRLPGLAELTVAGVAWPAVSALCQGVRSCLRMLDLSGVDDLKDAHLRELLAPPSDSRTVRGGGGGSEPRVGRFHNVTELRLSGLDLTDAASRLLVRFVPRLAKLDLSHCPNVSDHSVATLAAPASPLRHTLTHLNLAGCVKVTEQSVPLLRRCPSLQTVDLRSCSLLPAEAGQLLCFPTQPSSSSSSSSSASSVANATLAASTSCPPEDRMLLKNS, encoded by the exons ATGTCGGGCAGTAAGGCACTGGGCGGGGGGGCGAGGCGCAGGAGGACGCGGTGCCGCCGCTGCCAGGCGTGCACCCGCAGTGAGTGCGGCGAGTGTCACTTCTGCAAGGACATGAAGAAGTTCGGCGGGCCCGGACGCATGAAGCAGTCCTGTCTGCTCCGGCAGTGCACGGCG CCGGTGCTGCCGCACACGGCGGTGTGCCTGGCGTGtggtgaggcggggaaggaagaCACGGTAGAGGGTGACGAGGACAAGTTCAGCCTGAGCCTGATGGAATGTACCATCTGCAATGAAATCATACACCCGCGCTGCCTCAAG ATGGGCAAAGCGGAGGGCATCATCAATGACGAGATTCCCAACTGCTGGGAGTGTCCCAAGTGCCATAAGGAGGGAAAGACCAGCAAG GAGCAAGCGGACATGTTGGCCAAGCGGCGTCTGGACAATGGCGAGCTGGGCCGCTGGAAACTGACGGACGAGCTGCCGCCCAAGAAGGAGGCACCCAGGCCGGACGGCAGCCACAAGAGGAGGAAGGAGACGCTGCCCTCGGACGGCGGACCCAAGAAGAAG ATGAAGGGTGCGCACGAGAAACGTCTCAAAAAG AAACCCAAACAGGAAGGAGCAGAGTCGACCGGCCCAGCCTCCGCACCGGGAGTGGCTCCTCTGGGCTCGGCCTCCTTGTCAGTTTCGGGTGATGGTGTCGGAGGGGTGTCGTCCAGTGCAGAGCAGCGTTCGCATCACCGGGAAAAATTGGAACGCTTCAAGAGGATGTGCCTGCTGGAGCGCCGGCCCGactcgtcgtcgtcatcgtcctCCAGCTCCGAGTCGGACTCTGAGTCGGACTCAGACGACTCTATGCGCGGGGGCGGAGCCTCCTCGCCCTCCTCCCCCACGCTGCCGCCGCCTCCCGTCGCCCACGGCAACAGCAGCTTGGCCCGACCGGAGAAGACCCGCAGCGAACGGGACAGGCGCTTGGCGGAGTTGGGCTTCAGTGCCAGTGACGAGTcggaggaggaagacgaggagcGGGAGGAGGAGCGGGCGGGAGCCTTGACGCGGCGGAGAGGAGACGTGCCCGGAGCCTTGACGCCGCGGGGCAGAAAAGCCATGATGGACGGGGATGAGGCCGATCCGCCGCCCTCGGACAGAGTCGGGAAAAATTCGTCTTCCCTCCCGTCACCCTCGCCGCTCTCATCCAATCAGATGGCTCCGTCCTCGCAGCGCAGCAACGGGCAGGAGGCGCGCAACGGACGCGTGCGTGGCGAGAAAGAAAATGCCAGCAGCCTGCTGACCAATCACAGACACAGCggggtgggagggggcgggACCAAAGGTAACAAGAGTCGGCAGAGGAACTCTGTCCCCGCCTCCAATGGGGGGCGAGGCGGCGGGCCGCTGGTGTCGGCCACGGCAGCATCGCCCTGCTCTGGGGCAGCGGGGCGTTCGCACGTGATGAAGCGCAGCCCCCCTGCTGTGCCGTCTCCGCCGCGTCCCATTCAGATGGAGCGCCACCTGGTGAGGCCGCCTCCCACCTGCCCCGAGCCTAGCTGCCTGCCGCTGGATTCGGGCCGCACCCACGTCATGACGCGTGACACCTGGCTGCGGGTCTTCTCCTTCCTCAGTCATCGTGAGCTGTgcctgtgcatgcgtgtgtgtcgcACGTGGAGCCGCTG GTGTTGCGACAAGCGACTGTGGAGTCGGATCGACCTGAGCCGACAGCGCTCTATCACGCCACCCATGCTCAGCGGGATCATTCGTCGACAGCCCGTCTCGCTCAACCTGGGACACACCAACATCTCCAAGAAGCAGCTTCTCTGGCTCATCAGCCGCCTGCCAG GCCTGGCGGAGTTAACAGTGGCGGGCGTGGCGTGGCCGGCGGTGTCGGCGTTGTGTCAGGGCGTGCGGTCTTGTTTGCGCATGTTGGACTTGAGCGGCGTGGACGACTTGAAGGACGCACACCTGAGGGAGCTGCTGGCCCCGCCCTCCGATAGCAGGACAG TACGTGGTGGTGGCGGTGGCTCGGAACCGCGAGTGGGGCGCTTCCATAACGTGACGGAGCTGCGGCTGTCCGGGCTGGACCTGACGGACGCGGCGTCCCGCCTGCTGGTACGCTTCGTGCCGCGTCTGGCCAAGCTGGACCTCAGCCACTGCCCCAACGTGTCGGACCACAGCGTGGCCACATTGGCGGCGCCCGCCTCGCCGCTCAGACACACCCTCACGCACCTCAACCTGGCAG gtTGCGTGAAGGTGACTGAGCAGAGCGTCCCACTGTTGCGCCGTTGTCCGTCCCTGCAGACGGTGGACCTTCGCTCGTGCTCGCTGCTCCCCGCCGAAGCGGGACAACTCCTCTGCTTCCCCACGCAGCCGTCCTCGTCCTCGTCTTCTTCCTCGTCCGCGTCCTCTGTCGCCAACGCCACGCTCGCTGCTTCCACTTCCTGTCCGCCCGAGGACAGGATGCTGCTAAAGAACAGCTAA
- the kpnb1 gene encoding importin subunit beta-1 codes for MELITILEKTISPDRNELEAAQKFLEQAAIENLPTFLVELSKVLANPGNTQVARVAAGLQVKNSLTSKDPDVKAQYQQRWLAVDANARCQIKNYVLQTLGTETYRPSSASQCVAGIACAEIPVHQWPELIPQLVANVTGPSSTEHMKESTLEAIGYICQDIDPEQLQENGNQILTAIIQGMRKEEPSNNVKLAATNALLNSLEFTKANFDKETERHVIMQVVCEATQCPDTRVRVAALQNLVKIMSLYYQYMEAYMGPALFAITIEAMKSEIDEVALQGIEFWSNVCDEEMDLAIEASEASEQGRPPEHTSKFYAKGALQYLVPILTQTLIKQDENDDDDDWNPCKAAGVCLMLLSTCCEDDVVPHILPFIKEHIKHPDWRYRDASVMAFGSILEGPEPNQLKPLVIQAMPTLIELMKDPGVVVRDTTAWTVGRICELLPEAVINEVYLAPLLQCLIEGLGAEPRVANNVCWAFSSLAEAAYEATEAAEDQEEPSTYCLSSSFELIVQKLLETTDRPDGHQNNLRSAAYEALMEIVKNSAKDCYPAVQKTTLVIMERLQQVLQMESHIQSTSDRIQFNDLQSLLCATLQNVLRKVQHQDALQISDVVMGSLLRMFQSTAGSGGVQQEALMAVSTLVEVLGAEFQKYMEAFKPFLTIGLKNYAEYQVCLATVGLVSDLCRALSTNILIYCDEIMQLLLENLGNENVHRSVKPQILSVFGDIAMAIGGEFKKYLEIVLDTLQQASQAQVDKTDYDMVDYLNNLREGCLEAYTGIIQGLKGDQENVHPDVMLVQPRVEFILSFIHHIAEDDDHSDVVVANAAGLIGDLCTAFGKDVMKLVEARPLINDLLTEGRRSKTNRTKMLATWATKELRKLKSQA; via the exons ATGGAGCTCATCACAATCCTCGAGAAAACCATCTCTCCAG ATCGGAATGAACTGGAGGCGGCGCAGAAGTTTCTGGAGCAGGCAGCCATAGAGAACCTG CCGACCTTCCTGGTGGAGTTGTCCAAAGTGTTGGCCAACCCTGGCAACACGCAGGTGGCGCGTGTAGCGGCGGGCCTGCAGGTGAAGAACTCTCTGACCTCCAAAGATCCAGATGTCAAAGCTCAGTACCAGCAAAGATGGCTGGCCGTGGATGCAAATGCTCGCTGCCAGATTAAAAACTAC GTTCTGCAGACGTTGGGCACGGAGACATACCGGCCCAGCTCGGCGTCGCAGTGTGTGGCTGGCATTGCCTGCGCTGAGATTCCCGTCCACCAGTGGCCTGAGCTCATCCCGCAGCTGGTCGCCAACGTGACGGGCCCGTCCAGCACTGAGCACATGAAGGAGTCCACCCTGGAGGCCATTGGCTACATCTGTCAGGACATC GATCCCGAGCAGCTTCAGGAAAATGGCAACCAGATCCTGACAGCCATCATCCAGGGCATGAGGAAGGAGGAGCCCAGCAACAACGTCAAACTGGCCGCCACCAATGCGCTCCTCAACTCGCTGGAGTTCACCAAAGCCAACTTTGACAAGGAG aCTGAGAGGCACGTCATCATGCAGGTGGTCTGTGAGGCCACGCAGTGTCCAGATACCCGA GTGCGGGTGGCGGCCCTTCAGAACTTGGTCAAGATCATGTCTTTGTACTACCAGTACATGGAGGCCTACATGGGCCCGGCTCTGTTTGCA ATCACCATCGAGGCCATGAAGAGCGAGATCGACGAGGTGGCGCTCCAGGGCATCGAGTTCTGGTCCAACGTTTGCGACGAAGAGATGGACCTCGCCATTGAGGCGTCAGAG GCGTCGGAGCAGGGTCGCCCTCCAGAACACACATCGAAGTTCTACGCCAAGGGAGCGCTCCAGTACCTGGTCCCAATCCTGACGCAAACACTCATCAAGCAG GACGAgaacgacgatgacgacgactgGAACCCGTGCAAGGCGGCGGGTGTTTGCCTCATGCTGCTATCCACGTGCTGTGAGGACGACGTGGTGCCGCACATCTTACCCTTCATCAAAGAGCACATCAAACACCCAGACTGGCGCTACCGCGACGCCTCTGTCATGGCCTTCGGCTCCATCCTGGAAGGACCCGAGCCAAACCAGCTCAAACCGCTGGTCATCCAG GCGATGCCGACGCTGATCGAGCTGATGAAGGACCCCGGTGTGGTTGTGAGGGACACCACGGCGTGGACGGTGGGCCGCATCTGTGAGCTGCTGCCCGAGGCCGTCATCAATGAAGTCTACCTTGCGCCGCTGCTGCAGTGCCTGATCGAGGGCCTGGGGGCTGAGCCGCGGGTGGCCAACAACGTGTGCTGG GCCTTCTCGTCTCTGGCGGAGGCGGCGTACGAGGCCACGGAAGCAGCCGAGGACCAGGAGGAGCCCAGCACTTACTGCCTGTCATCCTCCTTTGAGCTCATCGTCCAGAAGCTGCTGGAGACCACCGACAG ACCCGACGGCCATCAGAACAACCTGCGCTCGGCTGCCTACGAGGCGCTGATGGAGATTGTGAAGAACAGTGCCAAGGACTGTTACCCCGCTGTGCAGAAGACCACGCTGGTCATCATGGAGCGGCTGCAGCAGGTCTTGCAGATGGAG TCGCACATTCAGAGCACCTCTGACAGAATCCAGTTCAACGACCTACAGTCGCTGTTGTGCGCCACGCTTCAG aaCGTTTTGCGGAAGGTGCAGCATCAGGACGCCCTTCAGATCTCAGATGTGGTGATGGGCTCGCTGCTCCGGATGTTCCAGAGCACAGCCGGTTCCGGAGGTGTGCAGCAGGAGGCCCTCATGGCCGTCTCCACCCTGGTTGAAG TTCTGGGCGCAGAATTCCAGAAGTACATGGAGGCCTTCAAGCCTTTCCTCACCATTGGCCTCAAGAATTACGCAGAGTACCAG GTATGCTTGGCCACCGTGGGCTTGGTGAGCGACCTGTGCCGAGCGCTGTCGACCAATATCCTGATCTACTGCGACGAGATCATGCAGCTCCTCCTGGAGAACCTTGGG AACGAGAACGTCCATCGGTCGGTGAAGCCGCAGATTCTGTCTGTGTTTGGCGACATCGCCATGGCCATCGGGGGTGAGTTCAAGAAGTACCTGGAGATCGTGCTGGACACCCTGCAGCAGGCCTCGCAGGCCCAAGTGGACAAG acAGACTACGACATGGTGGACTACTTGAACAATCTACGCGAGGGCTGCCTGGAGGCGTACACGGGCATCATTCAGGGTCTGAAGGGCGACCAGGAGAACGTCCATC CGGACGTGATGCTGGTGCAGCCTCGCGTAGAGTTCATCCTGTCCTTCATCCACCACATTGCCGAGGACGACGACCACTCCGATGTGGTCGTGGCCAATGCCGCTGGACTCATCGG CGACCTGTGCACGGCGTTTGGCAAAGACGTGATGAAGCTGGTGGAAGCTCGACCGCTCATCAACGACCTGCTGACGGAAGGACGGCGTTCCAAAACCAACCGGACCAAAATGTTGGCCACCTGGGCCACCAAGGAGCTGCGCAAGCTCAAGAGCCAGGCCTG A